In the genome of Candidatus Sysuiplasma jiujiangense, the window GACATCCTGGCATATCTTTCGGAAATAATCGTATGACATCCTCCTGTCTGCCTTGGTCGTGAACAGATAGCCCAGGTCTTCCCTTCCCGATGGTGCCACCCTGTGCGGGATGTATTCCTGGATTGCCGTCCTTGCCTGGATCGGAAGGTAGATCTCCCTGACCTTCTGGCCTTTTCCCTTTACCGTTATGGTATTGGGACCGATGTCTGATATTTTCAGATCCACCGCTTCGCCCAGCCGGATGCCAGTGCCAAACAGGAGGGAGAACATGCAGTATTCGCGTGGGCCCTTCCTCTTCGCCGTTGCCATCAGGCGACGGACCTCCTCGGGACCGCAATACTGGATCGTGAACTCGGATCCGTATTCCTTGAAATACTTCATCTCCTCGATTCCCTTCCATCGGAGCCACCGGTTCAGGATCTTGATGTAGCCGTTGGCGGTCTTGTTTCCCTTGCTCTGCCATATCGCTCGAATGAACATCTGTGCCGCTTCGAGGCTCATCGACCCGTCTGAGTGGACCGAGAAATACTCTATCTTCCTCAGAGTCTGGCTCACCGTGTGGGGGCTGAATCTCTGCTTATCGATCATCCATTTCTGAAATTCTTCCATTTCATTCATTATCATATTCCTCCCATTCTTCGCCGTCCGGAGAGGCGATCTCGTCCTCCATTGCTTCAAAACAACTGCTGCACACCCCATATTTTGGGATATATGTGAAATCCTCAATTTCTATCCCAGCGACGAAACTGCCACAACTTGGACAGAAGCCCGCTTCCCTTGCATGCTTTTCACAGAAGGCATTCCCGCGTGGTTCCTCAGGATAAAAAAAATAATTGCCCTCCTCTCCGCATGTCACACACTTGATAACTTCACCATTTCGGCGCGTCATTTCGCTATTGCCTCCAAAATCCTGGAAGCCTCGTCCTTCGTGAGGTCGTCGAGGCCTTTTCCCGTGAGATTGATTGCTCTCGCAATCTCTTTCGATTCGCTGTCCTTCCTTGATAGGATCCTCTCAATGAACGCCCTCTGGTTCGGCGTTATCTTCTGCGGATCCTTCTTTGGATCTTTTATACCTTTTTCCTCGAGCCAGAAATGATACGGCTTGAGGGCCTTCTCAATTATGACGGATTGAACCGCAGACATCTCCTTCGGGAACTTGAGCTTGATGGAAAGAACCGTCTGGAGGGCGTAGTCCAGCCATTCGTCGAAGGGATCCTTTTTTTTCTGTTCTTCCATTTCAGCGGACCTCCCTGCATGCCTGGATCATGTTTGGCGGGACGTCGAACTGGCTCGTTCGGGTCTTTACACAGACATGGCCGTTGTCCAGGACTTCGCCCGGATACGTGAACTGGCCTCCGAAAATGACTATCCGGACCTTCTTTCCGATGTAATCCTTCATTTCTTCCGGGTTCATTTCGGGATGCCTCCTGTCAGGATTGTCTTCGACCCATTGGGCCAGGTTTCGCCGCACAGGCACTCGTGGTCTCCGAGGTGATTCGCGGGACGCTTACAGAAGTGTTTATCGCCGGGAACTCCGAAAGCAGACCAGCATCGAGACTGGAAGTGCCTCATTGCAGCTGCCCCCATCTTTCCAGGTTCTTGTTCTCCCTAGACCAGGATTCCAGAATCATGTTCCTGTAGCAGATCGTATGGTAGCTGTGCATTTCAAATGCGACCGTATAGACGTTGACATATCCTCCCTGGTGGACGTCTATTGGCGACTTGCAGACCTCGCATTTCTTTGTCATGGTCCTGCCCCCTCCCAGTCGTCTTCGTCGTCCTCGCCTGGCCAAATGCCGTCCTTTGTAGAGATATGGCAACAGGATGGGCATACTCTCTGGCCACACGTGTCGCAGTCCGGGCACCTGCATGTTCGGAACTCTCCATCAGTATCACAGGTATCGCACATCAGAACCTCACCTGCCTTACCATTCCCCGAGAACTGTCGGGCGTCCTGGGGAAGGTATATCTATCTATCTCATGGTGTGTTGGATTATTTCGTCTATGTTCCTTATAGCCATGACGGGTATATTCGCGTCCACAGGAACAAACAAAGCGAGCCATCGAGTGTTGGGGCATCAGAATCCCAGCTCCTTTAGTATCTTACCGCATTGCTTGCACCTTACCACTGGAGGCGTATTGCCGTCTTCCACTAAATTGATTTCCTCCCTGTCATAATGCTTGCATTCCTCCTTGGTCTGTGCACGGACATAATTCAAGAGTCTTTCAAGGTCATAGTCGAAGCTATTCCCGGGCCCGCCGATCTCCAATTTCTCACAGATTTGGTGTAGATCATACACCAGGATGGATCTCACCCGCTGATGCTCCATTGGCATCAGAATCCAGCCTCCTTGAACTGCTTCCCAAGGGATCTCATGTCATCGTCGTCAAGGACACAGAGGAGCTTGAATTCATTCGAGATTGTCCAGAGCCCTATATCCAGTTGCTTCTCCAGCTTTATCGGCATCAGAGGTCACCCTCCAGGCAGGATCCACATACTAAAAATCCGCAGATTGACCGCAGATCATCGATGGATCCACACCTTTCACAGACCATCGGTCTCGGAAGGTCCTGGGATATTGATTCTACCTCAATGTCTATATCCTTCCGTGGGATCATGCTGTCGAACCTCCGAGCTTCGCGGTTTGGGGTTCATTTTTTTCTTTCCCGGCTTCGATGAGTCTCCGTATTACGTGGTCATAGGGTTCCCACCGGTCCGTCTTCAGCGCCGTCAATTCTTCCTTCGTCTCTTCTTTCACTACTATGGTCTTGTCCATCTAAAGCCACCTACAG includes:
- a CDS encoding site-specific integrase, which produces MNEMEEFQKWMIDKQRFSPHTVSQTLRKIEYFSVHSDGSMSLEAAQMFIRAIWQSKGNKTANGYIKILNRWLRWKGIEEMKYFKEYGSEFTIQYCGPEEVRRLMATAKRKGPREYCMFSLLFGTGIRLGEAVDLKISDIGPNTITVKGKGQKVREIYLPIQARTAIQEYIPHRVAPSGREDLGYLFTTKADRRMSYDYFRKICQDVAFAAGVKFHPHMARHTYATDLLKRGVSILYVSRLLGHEDLDSTSIYLHPSQGDAIEAARIALDSQKAPGLNGMDRRGTDHSNADGTSREDEDEDPPGELKEKALLVLFSELMQHPVSSRVGINATPTPEPANHGPDHLFLSPINATPREDKCNTINATPVRKPP